The Dehalococcoidia bacterium genome has a segment encoding these proteins:
- a CDS encoding xanthine dehydrogenase family protein subunit M: MRPFAHFAPGSLDEAVEIFRREGEGGRPLAGGTDLVVQLKEGGHKFPYPRYLVSLRRLPELRALEWRDGQGLLLGAGLTMAEVARAEAVRGRYSALADGAGLVGSLQTMNMATVGGNVCNAAPSADTAPPLLALEASARIVGPEGERLVPLEEFWLGPGQTALRHGEVLVEFLLPPPMPRSASIYRRHTPRQQMDIAVVGVAVAVALDEAGRTLRKVRIALGAVAPTPVRARRAEAALEGQAPTDEAIARAAALAREEARPISDLRGSASFRRHLVGVMTERLLREAIERARRG; encoded by the coding sequence ATGAGGCCCTTCGCCCACTTCGCCCCCGGGAGCCTCGACGAGGCTGTGGAAATCTTTCGACGCGAGGGCGAAGGGGGCCGGCCCCTGGCCGGCGGCACCGACCTGGTGGTCCAGCTCAAGGAGGGCGGCCACAAGTTCCCCTATCCCCGCTACCTGGTCTCCCTGCGACGGCTGCCCGAGCTGAGGGCGCTGGAGTGGCGCGACGGCCAGGGGCTGCTCCTGGGGGCTGGCCTCACCATGGCCGAGGTGGCCAGGGCGGAGGCGGTGCGTGGGCGCTACTCCGCCCTGGCCGATGGGGCCGGGCTGGTGGGGTCCCTCCAGACCATGAACATGGCCACCGTGGGCGGCAACGTCTGCAACGCCGCCCCCTCGGCCGACACCGCCCCGCCCCTGCTGGCCCTGGAGGCCAGCGCCCGCATCGTGGGTCCGGAGGGGGAGCGGCTGGTGCCCCTGGAGGAGTTCTGGCTGGGGCCGGGCCAGACAGCCCTCCGCCACGGCGAGGTGCTGGTGGAGTTCCTGCTGCCGCCGCCCATGCCCCGCAGCGCCTCCATCTATCGTCGGCACACGCCCCGCCAGCAGATGGATATCGCCGTGGTGGGGGTGGCCGTGGCCGTAGCCCTCGACGAAGCCGGCCGGACGTTGCGGAAGGTGCGCATCGCCCTGGGGGCGGTGGCGCCCACGCCCGTGCGAGCGCGGCGGGCCGAGGCCGCCCTGGAGGGCCAGGCCCCCACCGACGAGGCCATCGCCCGCGCAGCCGCCTTGGCCCGGGAGGAGGCGCGCCCCATCTCCGACCTGCGCGGCTCGGCCTCCTTCCGCCGCCACCTGGTGGGGGTCATGACGGAGCGCCTGCTGAGGGAGGCCATCGAGAGGGCCAGGAGGGGCTAG
- a CDS encoding DsbA family oxidoreductase yields the protein MALTMDSVSQTPYGEEAEARRSPDSGHSQPRERPTAAALPVRIIADYICPWCYIGLARAERAARELPLVLEPWPYQLMPHLPPGGLPREMVLGRRYPKQHYERLREQAENEGIPFRVPERLYNTRLAHQATLFAASRGRGQELHRAIYQAYWERGEDIGDIDVLCRLAEGCGLDPSALAQALEEGTYRQEMERREAWARGQAIAGVPTFIFGEGLFALVGAQEYGVFVDVARRLLERSRGG from the coding sequence ATGGCGCTGACTATGGACTCCGTCTCGCAGACGCCCTACGGGGAGGAGGCCGAGGCCCGGAGGTCGCCGGACAGCGGGCATTCCCAGCCCCGGGAACGCCCGACCGCTGCTGCCCTTCCGGTGCGCATAATCGCCGACTACATCTGCCCCTGGTGCTACATCGGACTGGCCCGGGCCGAGCGGGCGGCCAGGGAGTTGCCCCTCGTCCTGGAGCCCTGGCCCTATCAGCTGATGCCCCACCTGCCCCCCGGCGGGCTGCCACGGGAGATGGTGCTGGGACGTCGCTATCCCAAGCAGCATTACGAGCGGCTTCGGGAGCAGGCCGAAAACGAGGGCATACCCTTCCGGGTGCCGGAACGGCTCTACAATACCCGCCTGGCCCATCAGGCGACCCTCTTCGCGGCATCCCGGGGCAGGGGCCAGGAGCTACACCGGGCCATCTACCAGGCCTACTGGGAAAGGGGAGAGGACATCGGAGATATCGATGTCCTCTGCAGGCTGGCCGAGGGCTGTGGGCTGGACCCGTCGGCCCTGGCGCAGGCGCTGGAGGAAGGCACCTACCGCCAGGAGATGGAGCGCCGCGAGGCCTGGGCGCGAGGGCAGGCCATCGCCGGAGTGCCCACGTTCATCTTCGGCGAGGGCCTCTTCGCCCTGGTAGGCGCTCAGGAATACGGCGTCTTCGTGGACGTGGCCCGACGGCTGCTCGAGCGGTCGCGGGGTGGCTGA
- a CDS encoding CoA transferase has translation MHQEQYLSLALSDVLVLELSRTWAAAFAGRLLADAGAAVLLVEPPDGHPLRHEGPFPQDRPHPEASAPHLFVNAGKRSLALELPAQAHRLLALLRQAHAFVTDVPAEELDSMGLSWQRLHQENHRLVMTRVTPFGDTGPYRRYQGTNLVCLALGGQMKITGDPGLPPLSNAGAQAEYQGGLAAFAGTVANLLLAEETGEGDYLDLSIQDVVANNLEGRSLTFNLGVMAQRSGLCPSAVYGVYPCADGWVFVNAVSPSLWERLKAAIGLPELEDPRFGSQASRLAHNDELQAIIASWTVSMSSDELRRLMRQGYPLTVAETVPSLLEGEQWRQRCYVHRVRHPAAGEVPVLGPLWEHPPGWSPAPAPLLGEANRELLGEPVQEG, from the coding sequence GTGCACCAGGAGCAATATCTCAGCCTCGCCCTGTCCGACGTGCTGGTGCTGGAGCTGAGCCGCACCTGGGCGGCGGCCTTCGCCGGCCGTCTGCTGGCCGATGCCGGCGCCGCCGTGCTGCTGGTGGAGCCTCCCGACGGCCATCCCCTTCGCCACGAGGGGCCTTTCCCTCAGGACCGGCCTCACCCCGAGGCGTCGGCGCCCCACCTGTTCGTCAACGCCGGCAAGCGCTCCCTGGCCCTGGAGCTGCCCGCCCAGGCCCACCGTCTGCTGGCCCTCCTGCGACAGGCCCACGCCTTCGTGACGGATGTGCCGGCCGAGGAGCTGGACTCCATGGGCCTCTCCTGGCAGCGCCTGCACCAGGAGAACCACCGCCTGGTGATGACCCGGGTCACCCCCTTCGGCGATACCGGCCCTTACCGTCGCTATCAGGGCACCAACCTGGTCTGCCTGGCCCTTGGGGGGCAGATGAAGATCACCGGCGACCCGGGGCTGCCGCCCCTCAGCAATGCCGGCGCTCAGGCCGAGTACCAGGGGGGGCTGGCCGCCTTCGCCGGCACCGTGGCCAACCTGCTGCTGGCCGAGGAGACAGGGGAGGGCGACTACCTGGACCTGTCCATCCAGGACGTGGTGGCCAACAACCTGGAGGGGCGCAGCCTGACCTTCAACCTGGGGGTCATGGCCCAACGCTCAGGCCTCTGCCCCTCGGCCGTCTACGGCGTATACCCCTGCGCCGACGGCTGGGTGTTCGTCAACGCCGTTTCCCCCTCCCTCTGGGAGAGGCTCAAGGCGGCCATAGGCCTGCCCGAGCTGGAAGACCCCCGCTTCGGCAGCCAGGCGAGCCGCCTGGCCCACAACGACGAGCTGCAGGCCATCATAGCCTCCTGGACCGTCAGCATGAGCAGTGACGAGCTGCGGCGGCTCATGCGTCAGGGCTACCCCCTGACGGTGGCCGAGACGGTTCCCTCCCTTCTGGAAGGGGAGCAATGGCGGCAGCGCTGCTACGTGCACCGCGTCCGCCACCCCGCGGCCGGCGAGGTGCCGGTGCTGGGACCCCTGTGGGAGCACCCGCCCGGGTGGTCGCCCGCCCCCGCCCCGCTTCTGGGGGAAGCCAACCGGGAGTTGCTGGGAGAGCCCGTTCAGGAGGGATGA
- a CDS encoding (2Fe-2S)-binding protein: MPKRVISLTVNGSSYEVAVEPWWTLLYTVREELGLTGSKEGCGTGDCGACSMLLDGRLVTSCIVLAVEADGCQVTTIEGLAQGGQLHPVQQAFVEKGAVQCGYCIPGMVMAAYDLLRRNPRPTLEDVRLGLAGNLCRCTGYTKIYEAVLAAAERLRGDGGKG; the protein is encoded by the coding sequence ATGCCCAAGCGCGTCATCTCCCTCACCGTCAACGGCTCCTCCTACGAGGTGGCGGTGGAGCCCTGGTGGACCCTGCTCTACACCGTGCGCGAGGAGCTGGGGCTCACCGGCAGCAAGGAGGGCTGCGGCACCGGCGACTGCGGGGCCTGCTCCATGCTCCTGGACGGCCGCCTGGTCACGTCCTGCATCGTGCTGGCGGTGGAGGCCGACGGCTGCCAGGTGACCACCATAGAGGGCCTGGCCCAGGGAGGACAGCTTCACCCGGTGCAGCAGGCCTTCGTGGAGAAGGGGGCTGTCCAGTGCGGCTACTGCATCCCCGGCATGGTCATGGCCGCCTACGACCTGCTGCGCCGCAACCCCAGGCCGACGCTGGAGGACGTGCGCCTGGGGCTGGCAGGCAACCTGTGTCGCTGCACCGGCTACACCAAGATATACGAGGCCGTCCTGGCCGCCGCCGAGCGGCTGAGGGGCGACGGAGGGAAGGGGTAA
- a CDS encoding acyl-CoA dehydrogenase family protein has translation MDFRFTAEEEAFRREVRQFLDAELPPNWEDQFDTETEEGIGGLSEFARAFQRKLAQRRWLALPWPPEYGGLGATVMQQVIYNEEMAYRRAPTGFNMGVAWVGPALMLYGTEEQKRRFLPKIASGEEIWCTLYSEPGAGSDLAALQTRAVLEGDYWVINGQKIWTSLAHQAHWGWLAARTDPDAPKHKGISTFVVPMDAPGITIQPLINMAGEHGFNQVFFDNVRIPRDYLVGEVNRGWYQVAVALDFERSSISGVARAQRLLDDLVQFARQERVADGRPQVRARLAEMAIEVEVGRYLSYRVASMQQAGQIPNYEASVAKLYSSELDQRLARTGMELLGLYGQLHPRSKWARLKGRVERNYLLSVASTIGGGTSEIMRNVIAGRGLGLPRA, from the coding sequence ATGGACTTCAGGTTCACCGCTGAGGAGGAGGCCTTCCGGAGGGAGGTGCGGCAGTTCCTGGACGCAGAGCTGCCCCCCAACTGGGAGGACCAGTTCGACACCGAGACGGAGGAAGGCATAGGAGGGCTGTCGGAGTTCGCCCGTGCCTTTCAGCGCAAGCTGGCGCAGCGGCGCTGGCTAGCCCTGCCCTGGCCTCCCGAATACGGCGGCCTCGGCGCCACCGTGATGCAGCAGGTCATCTACAACGAGGAGATGGCCTACCGTCGCGCCCCCACCGGCTTCAACATGGGCGTCGCCTGGGTGGGGCCGGCCCTGATGCTGTACGGGACGGAGGAGCAGAAGAGGCGCTTTCTGCCCAAGATCGCCTCGGGCGAGGAGATCTGGTGCACCCTTTATTCTGAGCCGGGCGCCGGTTCCGACCTGGCCGCTTTGCAGACCCGCGCCGTCCTGGAGGGGGACTATTGGGTCATCAACGGCCAGAAGATATGGACGTCCCTGGCCCACCAGGCCCACTGGGGATGGCTGGCGGCCCGCACCGACCCCGACGCTCCCAAGCACAAGGGTATCAGCACCTTCGTGGTGCCCATGGACGCTCCGGGCATCACCATCCAGCCCCTCATCAACATGGCCGGCGAACACGGCTTCAACCAGGTCTTCTTCGACAACGTGCGCATCCCCCGCGACTACCTGGTGGGGGAGGTCAACCGTGGCTGGTACCAGGTGGCGGTGGCCCTGGACTTCGAGCGGTCCTCCATCTCCGGCGTGGCGAGGGCGCAGCGCTTGCTGGACGACCTGGTCCAGTTCGCCCGCCAGGAGCGGGTGGCCGACGGCAGGCCCCAGGTGCGCGCCCGCCTGGCGGAGATGGCCATCGAGGTGGAGGTGGGCCGCTACCTGTCCTACCGGGTGGCCTCCATGCAGCAGGCGGGGCAGATACCCAACTACGAGGCATCGGTGGCCAAGCTCTACTCGTCGGAGCTCGACCAGCGGCTGGCCAGGACGGGCATGGAACTGCTGGGGCTTTATGGCCAGCTCCACCCCAGGAGCAAGTGGGCCAGGCTGAAGGGCAGGGTGGAGCGCAACTACCTGCTGAGCGTGGCCTCCACCATAGGCGGGGGCACCTCCGAGATCATGCGCAACGTCATCGCCGGGCGGGGCCTGGGCCTGCCGCGGGCCTGA
- a CDS encoding CoA transferase yields MDWRTGRLPLKGLLVVDWSVFWAGAYLGMMLHDLGAQVVKVESPYNWDPMRTILDVNPGARGAQQALPPEERCNLNQHFNEWNRGKLSLAVALEREEGRRVLLDLLARADIFIENHRPHVKEKLGIAYEDVRKVKPDIVYLSISGFGQDGPERDALALGSPVELASGLFSLNGYHGQATPAKTGFSYADPVSALVALGAILLALRQRRRTGKGRFIDIAMRDALSFGIGSAFVDWALNGRERPRLGNRHPSYAPQGVYRAYGADEWIAISVRNDQEWQALVRLMGNPDWATDPELATVEGRRRHHDLIDQHLERWTSQHCARALEAALQEAGVPAGAVLDYRQLRFDPQLNARGMTQEVQHPLFGTEVRTRSLWQRGPCSQPIERPAPCFGQHNRYVLREILGYSEQDIQRLEEQGIIASSIHPSPQHD; encoded by the coding sequence ATGGACTGGCGCACGGGCAGGCTACCCCTAAAGGGGCTGCTGGTGGTGGACTGGTCCGTCTTCTGGGCCGGGGCCTACCTGGGCATGATGCTGCACGACCTGGGCGCCCAGGTGGTGAAGGTGGAGTCTCCCTACAACTGGGACCCGATGCGCACCATCCTGGACGTCAACCCTGGGGCCAGGGGCGCTCAGCAGGCCCTCCCTCCCGAGGAACGATGCAACCTCAACCAGCACTTCAACGAGTGGAACCGCGGCAAGCTCTCACTGGCCGTGGCCCTGGAGAGGGAGGAGGGGCGCAGGGTCCTGCTGGACCTGCTGGCCAGGGCCGATATCTTCATCGAGAACCACCGCCCCCACGTCAAGGAGAAGCTGGGCATCGCCTACGAGGACGTAAGGAAGGTGAAGCCCGACATCGTCTACCTGTCCATTTCGGGCTTCGGGCAGGACGGCCCCGAGCGGGACGCCCTGGCCCTCGGCAGCCCGGTGGAGCTGGCCAGCGGCCTCTTCTCCCTCAATGGCTATCACGGCCAGGCCACCCCAGCCAAGACAGGCTTCAGCTACGCCGACCCGGTCTCCGCCCTGGTGGCCCTGGGGGCCATCCTGCTGGCCCTGCGCCAGCGGCGCCGCACAGGCAAGGGCCGCTTCATCGACATCGCCATGCGGGACGCCCTGTCCTTCGGCATCGGCAGCGCCTTTGTGGACTGGGCCCTCAACGGACGGGAGCGGCCCCGCCTCGGGAACCGCCACCCCTCCTACGCTCCCCAGGGCGTCTACCGCGCCTACGGCGCCGACGAGTGGATAGCCATAAGCGTCCGCAACGACCAGGAATGGCAGGCCCTGGTGCGGCTCATGGGGAACCCCGATTGGGCCACCGACCCCGAGCTGGCCACGGTCGAGGGGCGACGCCGCCACCACGACCTCATCGACCAGCACCTGGAGCGCTGGACGTCCCAGCACTGCGCCCGCGCCCTGGAGGCGGCCCTACAGGAGGCGGGCGTCCCGGCCGGCGCCGTCCTGGACTACCGCCAGCTCAGGTTCGACCCCCAGCTCAACGCCCGCGGCATGACGCAGGAGGTGCAGCACCCTCTCTTCGGGACCGAGGTCAGGACCAGGTCCCTCTGGCAGAGGGGGCCCTGCTCCCAGCCCATCGAGCGCCCGGCCCCCTGCTTCGGTCAGCACAACCGCTATGTCCTGAGGGAGATCCTGGGCTACAGCGAGCAGGACATCCAGCGGCTGGAGGAGCAGGGCATCATCGCCTCCTCCATTCACCCATCCCCCCAGCACGACTGA